The following are encoded together in the Homalodisca vitripennis isolate AUS2020 unplaced genomic scaffold, UT_GWSS_2.1 ScUCBcl_8046;HRSCAF=15988, whole genome shotgun sequence genome:
- the LOC124374360 gene encoding probable peptidyl-tRNA hydrolase 2, protein MVFVVNADLKMSIGKTAAQVAHGCLGLYREIELGSHQESRDDLVAWLDEGQKKIVLSGKNTDALVKLCTKAKDFGIPSHLVKDAGHTEVAAGSTTVLALFGSEETVNKVTGSLRLLK, encoded by the exons ATGGTATTTGTTGTAAACGCAGATCTGAAAATGAGTATTGGGAAAACAGCAGCACAG GTTGCTCATGGATGTCTTGGTTTGTACAGGGAGATTGAACTTGGATCACATCAAGAATCAAGAGATGATTTGGTTGCTTGGCTTGATGAGGG acAGAAAAAGATTGTTCTGAGTGGGAAAAACACTGATGCACTGGTGAAGTTGTGCACTAAAGCAAAAGATTTTGGGATCCCCTCACACCTAGTCAAGGATGCAGGACACACTGAAGTAGCTGCAGGGTCCACTACAGTCCTCGCTTTGTTTGGGTCAGAAGAAACTGTTAACAAAGTTACGGGTTCTTTAAGGTTATTAAAATGA